In a single window of the Novosphingobium sp. IK01 genome:
- a CDS encoding nuclear transport factor 2 family protein, whose product MNRPPLPPFTPETAAQKARLAEDAWNSRDPRIVALAYTPDSQWRNRTDFIEGRPRIIAFLTRKWSREQEYRLIKEVWGFRENRMAVRFAYEWHDAGGQWFRSYGNELWEFDEAGLMRRRIASINDLAIAPGDRLFHWPQGRRPDDHPGLSDLGL is encoded by the coding sequence GTGAACCGCCCGCCGCTGCCCCCTTTCACCCCTGAAACCGCCGCGCAAAAGGCCCGCCTTGCCGAAGACGCATGGAACAGCCGCGATCCCCGGATCGTCGCGCTGGCCTATACGCCCGACAGCCAATGGCGCAACCGCACAGACTTCATCGAGGGACGGCCCCGGATCATCGCTTTCCTGACCCGCAAATGGTCGCGAGAGCAGGAATACAGACTGATCAAGGAAGTCTGGGGCTTTCGCGAGAACCGCATGGCCGTGCGCTTTGCCTACGAATGGCATGATGCAGGCGGCCAGTGGTTCCGCTCCTATGGCAACGAACTGTGGGAGTTCGACGAGGCGGGGCTGATGCGTCGCCGCATCGCCAGCATCAACGATCTGGCCATCGCGCCCGGCGATCGCCTGTTCCATTGGCCCCAGGGCCGCAGGCCCGATGACCACCCCGGACTTTCGGACCTTGGCCTTTGA
- a CDS encoding DJ-1/PfpI family protein, which produces MTAQPFRIVFAVFPGMTQLDFTGPHQFLSRLPDSETLVASRDGGDVATEGLVFAGTAKLADIDACDLICVPGGATATQVALDEVFVSQIRRLCRNARYITSVCTGSLILGAAGVLQGRRAASHWAWRHLLPLFGATPDAGRVVRDGNIITGGGVTAGIDFALSVLAELGGEDLAQSLQLGLEYAPAPPFNAGTPDSAPPAILAAYNQRMAATLPVREAEARQAAALMAKAR; this is translated from the coding sequence TTGACCGCTCAACCGTTCCGCATCGTCTTTGCCGTGTTTCCGGGCATGACCCAGCTCGATTTCACCGGCCCGCACCAGTTCCTCTCCCGCCTGCCCGACAGCGAAACGCTGGTCGCCAGCCGCGATGGCGGCGATGTGGCAACCGAAGGGCTGGTTTTTGCAGGGACGGCGAAGCTGGCAGATATAGACGCTTGCGATCTGATCTGCGTACCCGGTGGCGCCACGGCCACGCAGGTCGCGCTCGACGAGGTCTTTGTCTCGCAGATCCGCCGCCTCTGCCGGAACGCGCGCTACATCACTTCGGTCTGCACCGGCTCGTTGATCCTGGGCGCGGCAGGGGTGTTGCAGGGCCGGCGCGCGGCCAGTCATTGGGCATGGCGTCATCTGCTGCCCCTGTTTGGCGCCACGCCGGATGCGGGCCGCGTGGTGCGCGACGGGAACATCATCACAGGGGGCGGGGTGACAGCGGGAATTGACTTCGCGCTGTCGGTGCTGGCCGAACTGGGGGGCGAGGATCTGGCGCAGTCGCTGCAACTGGGGCTGGAATATGCCCCCGCACCGCCTTTCAATGCCGGCACGCCTGACAGCGCGCCGCCCGCAATCCTGGCCGCCTACAACCAGCGCATGGCGGCCACCCTGCCTGTCCGCGAAGCCGAGGCGCGCCAGGCTGCCGCGCTGATGGCGAAAGCCCGGTGA
- a CDS encoding GlxA family transcriptional regulator: MPRTIGLYLYEDFQLLDACGPITSFEIGGRMGGDAYRLVLLSARGGPIRSSSGVSLETGAADDAPLIDTLIVVGGNGSREAMRDTANLAFLRQAASTVRRLCSVCSGAFLLAGAGVLDGRRATTHWRRAGLLARLFPAVKVEPDRIHIRDGHVWTSAGITAGIDLALALISDDLGEDLARRVAQDMVVYYRRLGGQSQFSALAELGGDSTQFAPLLDWIRAHLDQRLTVEVLAAQAAMSPRNFSRAFTREMGMSPARVVERLRLEVARDRVENSPAPIEEVAAALGFHDPERMRRAFLRAFGQPPQAMRRIARKG, encoded by the coding sequence ATGCCTCGCACCATCGGCCTCTATCTCTACGAGGATTTTCAGCTCCTTGATGCCTGCGGCCCGATCACCAGTTTCGAGATCGGGGGGCGGATGGGGGGCGATGCCTATCGGCTGGTCCTGCTGTCGGCCCGGGGCGGGCCAATCCGCAGTTCTTCGGGGGTATCGCTCGAAACGGGGGCCGCCGATGATGCGCCGTTGATCGACACGCTGATCGTGGTGGGCGGCAATGGCAGTCGCGAGGCCATGCGCGATACGGCCAATCTTGCCTTCCTGCGCCAGGCTGCAAGCACGGTGCGGCGGCTGTGCAGTGTCTGCTCGGGTGCCTTTCTGCTGGCAGGGGCGGGGGTTCTCGACGGGCGTCGGGCGACGACCCACTGGCGGCGGGCCGGGCTTCTGGCTCGGTTGTTTCCCGCAGTGAAGGTCGAGCCCGACCGCATCCATATCCGCGACGGCCATGTATGGACATCTGCCGGGATCACGGCGGGCATCGATCTGGCGCTGGCCCTGATCTCGGACGATCTGGGCGAGGATCTGGCCCGCCGCGTGGCGCAGGACATGGTGGTCTATTACCGGCGTCTGGGTGGCCAGTCGCAATTTTCGGCACTGGCGGAACTGGGCGGAGACAGCACGCAATTTGCCCCCTTGCTCGACTGGATCCGCGCGCATCTCGATCAGCGCCTGACGGTCGAGGTTCTGGCCGCGCAGGCCGCGATGAGCCCGCGCAATTTCTCCCGCGCCTTCACCCGCGAGATGGGGATGAGCCCGGCCAGGGTGGTCGAACGCCTGAGGCTGGAGGTCGCTCGCGACCGCGTGGAGAACAGCCCCGCGCCTATCGAGGAAGTGGCCGCCGCGCTGGGCTTCCACGACCCGGAACGCATGCGCCGGGCCTTTCTGCGTGCCTTCGGGCAGCCCCCTCAGGCCATGCGCCGGATCGCCCGCAAGGGGTAA
- a CDS encoding ImuA family protein produces MRIVDALPAPVAQPEAGFWASGIASLDKALAGGLGYGQVHEIYAAEPDDASSAAGFVTGLAVGMCMGRGRAKEKARQPLLWLREQRSVQSAGILQAGGWAELGGAPGHGLVGLVPDTLSLLRAAAEALHCGKLGAVILEGWGAMRALDLTASRRLVLAAEKSGVPLLLLRVDARPVPSAARTRWQVASAPSRALPGNAPGLPTFDLTLLRQRSGPCGLDWRLEWDRDQRQFREAPLSGAVVSVPVDRPLADRADAAEQERVAGAGRYRAA; encoded by the coding sequence ATGCGAATCGTCGATGCCCTGCCTGCACCTGTAGCCCAGCCTGAAGCCGGCTTTTGGGCGAGCGGGATCGCATCGCTGGACAAGGCGCTGGCAGGCGGGCTCGGGTATGGGCAGGTCCACGAAATCTATGCCGCCGAGCCGGACGATGCCAGTTCGGCAGCAGGTTTTGTCACGGGCCTTGCCGTGGGCATGTGCATGGGCCGTGGCAGGGCGAAGGAAAAGGCCCGGCAGCCCCTGCTCTGGCTGCGCGAGCAGCGTTCGGTCCAGTCTGCGGGCATCTTGCAGGCGGGGGGCTGGGCTGAACTGGGGGGCGCGCCCGGCCATGGGCTGGTGGGGCTCGTGCCCGATACCCTCTCGCTGCTGCGCGCGGCTGCCGAGGCGCTGCATTGTGGCAAGCTGGGCGCGGTCATACTGGAAGGGTGGGGAGCCATGCGCGCGCTCGACCTTACCGCCAGCCGCCGCCTGGTCCTCGCTGCTGAAAAATCGGGTGTTCCCCTGCTGCTCCTGCGCGTCGATGCCAGGCCTGTTCCCAGTGCGGCGCGCACGCGCTGGCAGGTCGCATCGGCCCCTTCGCGGGCCTTGCCCGGCAATGCACCGGGCCTGCCCACATTCGACTTGACCCTGTTGCGCCAGCGTTCGGGCCCGTGCGGCCTCGACTGGCGACTGGAGTGGGACCGTGATCAACGCCAATTCCGTGAAGCGCCGCTATCTGGCGCTGTGGTTTCCGTTCCTGTCGACCGACCGCTGGCGGATCGCGCAGACGCGGCAGAACAGGAACGCGTTGCAGGGGCAGGCCGGTACCGCGCCGCCTGA
- a CDS encoding Y-family DNA polymerase, whose translation MIARVRGALRLCAVDARAGALGIAPGMTLADARALEPELVVAEMDAGADRHWLERLARHCLDWTPRVSLAAPDGITLDIAGVDHLFGGEAGLCAQVEDGMAGIGMALRWAAASTPEAAQALARHGALPVLDEREAIRALPVLALGLDGESTLALNRAGLKRVGDLTVRPAAAIAARFGVGAVSALSRLTGEELAPIDALRDPEPLHFERRFAEPIGLQATIAAVFMEVLQEAAGVLGERDLGGRRFVLTLHRSDGARHRLDIETGRPTRDPALVLRLFDERIASLADPLDPGFGYDRISLFLPATDPLPASQARLDGEERDEVALAELIERLGTRLGAGCLRRLVPRESHLPEQAQFALPAMEERAPATWPRPPEGEPPMRPLFLFDPPRRVEVLAEVPDGPPHRFRWRRKLHEVRLYEGPERIANEWWRHKGGECAGQGGLTRDYYRIEDARGRRYWIFRHGLYDEKPDPHWYLHGVFA comes from the coding sequence ATGATCGCCAGGGTGAGGGGGGCCCTCCGGCTTTGTGCCGTGGATGCAAGGGCCGGGGCGCTGGGCATTGCGCCGGGGATGACGCTTGCCGATGCCCGCGCGCTGGAGCCCGAACTGGTCGTTGCCGAAATGGACGCAGGTGCGGACCGCCACTGGCTCGAACGTCTGGCCCGCCACTGCCTCGACTGGACCCCGCGCGTCTCGCTGGCAGCGCCCGACGGGATCACGCTGGATATTGCGGGGGTGGATCACCTCTTCGGGGGCGAGGCCGGGCTGTGCGCGCAGGTCGAGGACGGCATGGCCGGTATCGGCATGGCGCTGCGCTGGGCTGCGGCCTCCACCCCGGAAGCGGCGCAGGCACTGGCCCGCCATGGCGCACTTCCCGTTCTGGACGAGCGGGAAGCCATCCGGGCGCTTCCCGTGCTGGCGCTGGGGCTCGACGGGGAATCCACGCTCGCGCTCAACCGTGCAGGCCTCAAGCGCGTGGGAGACCTGACCGTGCGCCCCGCCGCGGCCATCGCGGCGCGCTTCGGGGTGGGCGCGGTCAGCGCGCTCTCCCGCCTGACCGGAGAGGAACTGGCCCCCATCGATGCGCTGCGCGACCCCGAACCGCTCCACTTCGAGCGCCGGTTTGCCGAACCCATCGGCTTGCAGGCCACGATTGCGGCGGTCTTCATGGAGGTGTTGCAGGAAGCCGCCGGTGTTCTGGGCGAACGCGATCTGGGGGGCAGGCGCTTTGTACTCACGCTTCATCGCAGCGATGGGGCCCGCCATCGTCTGGATATCGAGACCGGGCGCCCGACCCGCGATCCCGCGCTGGTCCTTCGCCTGTTCGACGAGCGCATCGCCAGCCTTGCCGACCCGCTCGACCCCGGCTTCGGCTATGACCGCATCAGCCTGTTCCTGCCCGCCACCGATCCTTTGCCCGCCAGCCAGGCCCGCCTTGACGGGGAAGAAAGGGACGAGGTGGCCCTTGCCGAACTGATCGAGCGGCTTGGAACCCGGCTCGGTGCGGGGTGCCTGCGCCGCCTTGTCCCGCGTGAGAGCCATCTGCCCGAGCAGGCCCAATTCGCCTTGCCCGCGATGGAGGAACGCGCGCCTGCCACATGGCCCCGCCCACCCGAGGGGGAGCCGCCGATGCGGCCGCTCTTCCTGTTTGACCCGCCCCGGCGTGTCGAGGTTCTGGCCGAAGTGCCCGATGGCCCGCCCCATCGCTTTCGCTGGCGCCGCAAGCTGCACGAGGTGCGGCTTTACGAGGGGCCAGAGCGGATCGCCAACGAGTGGTGGCGGCACAAGGGCGGCGAATGTGCCGGCCAGGGCGGGCTGACCCGCGACTATTACCGCATCGAGGATGCACGCGGGCGGCGCTACTGGATCTTCCGCCACGGGCTCTACGACGAGAAGCCCGATCCGCACTGGTATCTCCACGGCGTCTTTGCATGA
- a CDS encoding error-prone DNA polymerase: MSVHPPFAELLAASNYSFLRGASSPAEMVARAQQLGMAGIGMADRNTVAGVVRAHVAWREIGGSASGLRLVVGARLVFSPAPHDGHQPPDIVAYPMTRHGWGRLTRLLTLGNRRASKGDCILHLGDLLDHAQDMALIVTGPDRTTLETLGAACPGRVWLAATMLRAGADARRLKAAQALSASLGVPLIATNDALYASPDARPLHDILTCIREGVTIDMAGRRLAANAERHLKPPAEMARLFRACPEAMAATTDLLARIAFTLDDLRYEYPREPVPGGWAAQDWLEHLVHQGARRFFPDGLPERYGTVLAEEFALIGKRGYACYFLTVHDIVRHARSLDPPILCQGRGSAANSLVCYFLGITPVDPVREKLLFSRFLSEERDEPPDIDVDFEHERREEIMQYIYARYGRERAGIAATVIHYRPRSTLREVGKALGLTEDVTTRLSATIWGSGGRDVPESRVAEAGFDIENPQIARLRTLVDRLLGFPRHLSQHVGGFVLTEGRLDELVPIHNAAMPDRTFIEWDKDDIDALGLMKVDVLALGMLTCIRKSFDLMARHGLGNISLESVPREDAATYRMLQRADSIGTFQVESRAQMAMLPRMKPRELYDLVIQVAIVRPGPIQGGMVHPYLRRRNGEEPVRFPRPAPPHDPDELREVLGKTLGVPLFQEQAMKLAIVAARFTPAQADGLRRAMATFRNRGTVDHYREQMVGGMTARGYSEDFAERCFEQIRGFGEYGFPESHAQAFAWLAYVSSWLKCHHPAVFTAALLNSQPMGFYAPAQLVRDARDHGVEVRAIDANASMWDSTLEPRQGSRQPALRLGFSRLEGFRRDWAQAICAARQSGAFGSMEDLAGRASLPPAALRKLADGDALGSLGLTRRKALWEARRNPPAQLPLFAAAQAPELAREPDARLPAMTPAEEIVADYQTTRLSLKGHPMQFLRGILDSEGVTSCADANNAPDGRKLRVAGVVLIRQRPGKGNAVFITIEDETGIANALLWSRDMEKQRRAVMSARLMVIEGEIQRSPEGVVHLMASRVLDQSALLASLDDHAGEGPGSQSSGFQSSGSQASRSQSPPVLRKHPRNVRIIPRSRDFH; this comes from the coding sequence ATGAGCGTGCATCCACCCTTCGCCGAACTGCTGGCGGCCAGCAATTACAGCTTCCTGCGCGGTGCCTCGTCCCCGGCCGAGATGGTGGCGCGCGCGCAGCAACTGGGCATGGCGGGGATCGGCATGGCCGATCGCAACACCGTGGCGGGCGTGGTGCGTGCCCATGTGGCCTGGCGCGAGATCGGCGGCAGCGCCAGCGGTCTGCGGCTGGTGGTGGGGGCAAGGCTGGTCTTTTCTCCCGCCCCGCATGATGGACACCAGCCGCCCGACATCGTGGCCTACCCGATGACGCGCCATGGCTGGGGGCGGTTGACGCGTCTTCTGACCCTTGGCAACCGGCGTGCCAGCAAGGGCGATTGCATCCTCCACCTTGGCGACCTGCTCGACCATGCGCAGGACATGGCCCTGATCGTCACCGGACCCGATCGCACAACGCTCGAAACGCTCGGCGCGGCATGCCCTGGCCGGGTATGGCTGGCGGCAACCATGCTGCGTGCCGGGGCCGATGCCCGCCGGCTGAAGGCCGCGCAGGCCCTTTCGGCCTCGCTCGGGGTGCCGCTGATCGCCACCAACGATGCGCTTTATGCCAGCCCCGATGCCCGTCCCCTGCACGATATCCTCACCTGCATCCGCGAGGGCGTGACGATCGACATGGCGGGCAGGCGCCTTGCCGCCAATGCCGAACGGCACCTCAAGCCGCCTGCGGAAATGGCCCGCCTGTTCCGCGCCTGCCCGGAGGCGATGGCGGCCACCACCGATCTTCTCGCACGCATTGCCTTCACGCTCGATGATTTGCGCTATGAATATCCCCGCGAGCCGGTGCCCGGAGGATGGGCGGCGCAGGACTGGCTGGAGCATCTCGTCCACCAGGGCGCGCGCCGCTTTTTCCCCGATGGCCTGCCCGAGCGCTATGGCACCGTGCTGGCCGAGGAATTCGCGCTGATCGGCAAGCGCGGCTATGCGTGCTATTTCCTGACCGTCCACGACATCGTGCGCCATGCCCGCAGCCTTGACCCGCCGATCCTGTGTCAGGGGCGGGGCAGCGCGGCCAATTCGCTGGTCTGTTATTTCCTGGGCATCACCCCGGTCGATCCGGTGCGCGAGAAGCTGCTGTTTTCCCGTTTCCTTTCCGAAGAACGCGACGAGCCACCCGATATCGACGTCGATTTCGAGCACGAGCGGCGCGAGGAGATCATGCAGTACATCTATGCCCGCTACGGGCGCGAGCGGGCAGGGATCGCGGCCACCGTCATCCATTACCGACCGCGCAGCACCTTGCGCGAAGTGGGCAAGGCGCTGGGCCTTACCGAGGATGTGACGACGAGGCTGTCTGCCACGATCTGGGGAAGCGGGGGCCGTGACGTACCCGAAAGCCGCGTGGCCGAAGCCGGGTTCGATATCGAAAACCCGCAGATTGCCCGGCTCAGGACGCTCGTCGACCGGCTTCTGGGTTTTCCCCGGCACCTCTCGCAGCACGTCGGCGGCTTCGTGCTGACCGAAGGGCGGCTCGATGAACTGGTGCCGATCCATAATGCGGCCATGCCCGATCGCACTTTTATCGAATGGGACAAGGACGACATCGACGCCCTCGGCCTGATGAAGGTGGACGTGCTGGCGCTGGGCATGCTGACCTGCATCCGCAAGAGCTTCGATCTCATGGCGCGTCACGGCCTTGGCAATATCAGCCTGGAGAGCGTCCCGCGCGAGGATGCGGCGACATACCGGATGTTGCAGCGGGCAGACAGCATCGGCACCTTTCAGGTCGAAAGCCGGGCGCAGATGGCCATGCTGCCCCGCATGAAACCGCGCGAGCTTTACGATCTGGTGATTCAGGTCGCCATCGTGCGGCCCGGCCCGATCCAGGGCGGCATGGTCCATCCCTATCTGCGCCGCCGCAACGGGGAAGAGCCGGTGCGCTTTCCCCGTCCGGCACCGCCGCACGATCCCGATGAACTGCGCGAGGTGCTGGGCAAGACACTGGGCGTGCCGCTGTTTCAGGAACAGGCCATGAAGCTGGCCATCGTCGCGGCGCGCTTTACCCCCGCGCAGGCCGATGGCCTCAGACGCGCCATGGCCACGTTCCGCAATCGCGGCACGGTTGACCATTACCGCGAGCAGATGGTCGGCGGCATGACCGCGCGCGGCTATAGCGAGGACTTCGCCGAGCGGTGCTTCGAGCAGATCCGCGGCTTTGGCGAATATGGTTTCCCCGAAAGCCATGCCCAGGCCTTTGCATGGCTGGCGTATGTTTCGTCATGGCTCAAGTGCCATCATCCCGCGGTCTTCACTGCCGCGCTCCTCAACAGCCAGCCCATGGGGTTCTATGCCCCTGCGCAACTGGTACGCGATGCGCGCGACCATGGCGTGGAGGTGCGGGCGATCGATGCCAATGCCAGCATGTGGGATTCAACGCTCGAACCGCGACAGGGCAGCAGGCAACCGGCGTTGCGGCTGGGCTTCTCCCGGCTCGAGGGTTTTCGCCGGGACTGGGCACAAGCCATCTGCGCGGCACGGCAATCGGGCGCTTTCGGGTCGATGGAGGATCTGGCAGGGCGCGCCTCGCTTCCCCCGGCGGCGCTGCGCAAGCTGGCCGATGGCGATGCGCTTGGCTCGCTGGGGCTCACCCGGCGCAAGGCGCTGTGGGAGGCGCGGCGCAATCCGCCAGCCCAGCTTCCGCTTTTCGCGGCTGCGCAGGCGCCCGAACTGGCCCGCGAACCCGATGCAAGGCTTCCGGCCATGACCCCCGCCGAGGAGATCGTCGCCGATTACCAGACCACGCGCCTTTCCCTGAAAGGCCATCCCATGCAGTTTTTGCGCGGCATTCTCGACAGTGAGGGGGTGACAAGCTGCGCCGATGCCAACAACGCCCCTGACGGGCGCAAGCTGCGGGTGGCCGGTGTCGTGCTGATCCGCCAGCGTCCCGGCAAGGGCAATGCGGTCTTCATCACCATCGAGGACGAGACCGGGATTGCCAATGCCCTGCTCTGGTCACGCGACATGGAAAAACAGCGCCGCGCGGTGATGTCGGCAAGGCTGATGGTGATCGAGGGCGAAATCCAGCGCAGCCCGGAAGGGGTGGTCCACCTGATGGCGAGCCGCGTGCTCGACCAAAGCGCCTTGCTGGCCAGCCTCGACGATCATGCCGGGGAGGGGCCCGGCTCCCAGTCTTCTGGCTTTCAGTCTTCTGGCTCCCAGGCCTCCCGCTCCCAGAGCCCGCCCGTATTGCGCAAGCATCCGCGCAATGTCCGCATCATCCCCAGATCGCGGGACTTTCACTGA
- a CDS encoding sulfite exporter TauE/SafE family protein, translating into MMDTFHYALGALSGGLVGFVLGLVGGGGSILAVPLMVYLVGVPNAHVAIGTSALAVAANAAAGLVSHARAQHVKWRCGGIYAAAGIIGALVGSTFGKMVDGNKLLFLFALVMLLVGALMLKGRGNPGNPGAECNREKAPKVAAYGLGSGVFSGFFGIGGGFLIVPGLVASTGMPILMAVGTSLVAVTAFGLTTAANYAFSGLVDWPLALVFVVGGVVGSIGGTRIAQRLGGKSGRLTTVFACLIFAVAFYMLWRSAAAFLSAS; encoded by the coding sequence ATGATGGATACCTTCCACTATGCACTGGGCGCCCTCTCGGGCGGCCTGGTCGGCTTCGTGCTCGGGCTGGTGGGCGGGGGCGGCTCGATCCTGGCGGTGCCGCTCATGGTCTATCTGGTCGGCGTGCCCAATGCCCATGTGGCCATCGGCACGAGCGCGCTGGCCGTGGCCGCCAATGCGGCAGCGGGCCTTGTCAGCCATGCCCGCGCCCAGCACGTCAAATGGCGCTGCGGGGGGATCTATGCCGCCGCAGGCATTATCGGCGCGCTCGTGGGGTCGACCTTCGGCAAGATGGTCGATGGCAACAAGCTGCTGTTCCTCTTTGCGCTGGTCATGCTGCTGGTGGGCGCGCTGATGCTCAAGGGGCGCGGCAATCCGGGCAATCCGGGCGCCGAATGCAACCGCGAAAAGGCCCCCAAAGTGGCCGCCTATGGCCTTGGTTCGGGCGTGTTCTCGGGCTTCTTCGGGATCGGCGGCGGCTTCCTGATCGTGCCGGGGCTGGTCGCCTCGACCGGCATGCCGATCCTGATGGCGGTGGGCACCTCGCTCGTCGCGGTCACCGCCTTTGGCCTCACCACGGCGGCCAACTATGCGTTCTCCGGCCTCGTCGACTGGCCGCTCGCGCTGGTCTTCGTGGTCGGCGGGGTCGTCGGCAGCATCGGCGGCACGCGGATTGCCCAGCGGCTGGGGGGCAAGAGCGGGCGCCTCACCACGGTCTTTGCCTGCCTCATCTTCGCCGTCGCCTTCTACATGCTCTGGCGCAGCGCCGCCGCCTTCCTTTCCGCTTCCTGA
- a CDS encoding bifunctional protein tyrosine phosphatase family protein/NAD(P)/FAD-dependent oxidoreductase: MVIKPLTPRLSVAPQLTVDDIARVARSGYRSIICNRPDEESPDQPSADDIRAAAQAAGLAFAYIPAISGALTDANASAMRSALETLPAPTLAYCRSGARAEKLAQMAGLLDDPAEADTCDVLIVGGGSAGIATAASILKRRRGIRLTILDPSEMHYYQPGWTMVGAGIFGPDFTRRAQADLIPRGARWIRESAAEFHPEERQVTLGDGRRIGYQVLIVCPGISLDWGAIPGLTETLGQNGVTSNYRFDLAPYTNRLVQQFSGGRALFTQPVMPIKCAGAPQKAMYLSCHRWERMGMLARTNVQFHTAGTALFGVPTYVPPLMAYVERYGIDLAFGSKLVEIDGPAQTAIFERSDGEGTRRVAERFDMIHVVPPQVAPEFIRTSPLAAPSGFVEVDEATLRHPRYPEIFALGDSCSASNAKTAAAARKQAPIVAVNALAALDGKPPVATYNGYGSCPLTVEAGKIVLAEFGYGGKLLPTFPRWLIDGTRPSRLAWLLKDTILPPVYWHGMLKGREWMVKPQMIAAGQTT, translated from the coding sequence TTGGTCATCAAACCCCTGACGCCGCGCCTTTCCGTTGCCCCCCAGCTGACAGTGGACGATATCGCCCGGGTCGCCCGGTCGGGCTATCGGTCGATCATCTGCAACCGCCCCGACGAGGAAAGCCCCGACCAGCCCAGCGCCGACGACATCCGCGCCGCAGCGCAGGCCGCGGGCCTGGCCTTCGCCTATATTCCCGCCATTTCAGGCGCGCTGACCGACGCGAATGCCAGCGCCATGCGCAGCGCGCTCGAAACCCTGCCCGCCCCGACGCTGGCCTATTGCCGCTCGGGCGCACGGGCCGAAAAGCTGGCGCAGATGGCCGGGCTTCTGGATGACCCGGCCGAGGCGGACACCTGCGACGTCCTGATCGTGGGCGGCGGCAGCGCGGGCATCGCCACGGCGGCCAGCATCCTCAAGCGCCGGCGCGGCATCCGCCTGACCATCCTCGACCCGTCCGAAATGCATTACTACCAGCCGGGCTGGACCATGGTCGGCGCGGGCATCTTCGGACCCGACTTCACCCGCCGCGCCCAGGCCGACCTCATCCCGCGCGGCGCGCGCTGGATCCGGGAATCGGCCGCCGAATTCCATCCCGAGGAACGGCAGGTCACGCTCGGCGACGGCCGCCGCATCGGCTATCAGGTGCTGATCGTCTGTCCGGGCATCTCGCTCGACTGGGGCGCCATCCCCGGCCTGACCGAAACGCTCGGCCAGAACGGCGTCACCTCCAACTACCGCTTCGATCTGGCGCCCTATACCAACCGGCTGGTCCAGCAGTTTTCCGGCGGCCGCGCGCTGTTCACCCAGCCCGTGATGCCGATCAAGTGCGCGGGCGCCCCGCAAAAGGCGATGTATCTCTCGTGCCACCGCTGGGAGCGCATGGGCATGCTCGCGCGCACCAACGTGCAGTTCCACACCGCTGGCACCGCGCTGTTCGGCGTGCCGACTTACGTGCCCCCGCTGATGGCCTATGTCGAACGCTATGGCATCGACCTGGCCTTCGGATCGAAGCTGGTCGAGATCGACGGCCCTGCCCAGACCGCGATCTTCGAGCGCAGCGACGGCGAAGGCACGAGGCGCGTGGCCGAACGGTTCGACATGATCCACGTCGTGCCGCCCCAGGTCGCGCCCGAATTCATCCGCACCAGCCCGCTGGCCGCGCCCTCGGGCTTCGTCGAAGTCGACGAGGCGACCTTGCGCCACCCCCGCTACCCCGAAATCTTCGCGCTGGGCGACAGTTGCTCGGCCTCCAACGCCAAGACCGCCGCCGCCGCCCGCAAGCAGGCTCCCATCGTCGCGGTCAATGCCCTTGCCGCGCTCGACGGCAAGCCCCCGGTCGCCACGTACAACGGCTATGGCAGTTGCCCGCTGACGGTCGAGGCCGGGAAGATCGTGCTGGCCGAATTCGGCTATGGCGGCAAGCTGCTGCCCACGTTCCCGCGCTGGCTGATCGACGGCACCCGCCCCTCGCGCCTGGCCTGGCTGCTCAAGGATACGATCCTGCCCCCGGTCTACTGGCACGGGATGCTCAAGGGCCGCGAATGGATGGTCAAACCCCAAATGATCGCAGCAGGACAGACAACATGA
- a CDS encoding YeeE/YedE family protein yields MSNPENTTKGGQMGNTTRTFLALLSGTLFGAGLVVSGMADPARVRAFLDLLGPWDPTLAFVMGGAILPMALAWRIRLRLERPLADSAFHLPETRTLDGKLALGAILFGIGWGLGGLCPGPAIASLSLAPASAVPFVLAMLGGMVLHRMATR; encoded by the coding sequence ATGAGCAACCCTGAAAACACCACGAAGGGCGGTCAGATGGGCAATACCACGCGCACTTTCCTCGCTTTGCTGTCGGGCACGCTGTTCGGCGCCGGGCTGGTCGTCTCGGGCATGGCCGATCCGGCCCGCGTGCGCGCCTTCCTCGACCTGCTCGGCCCATGGGACCCGACGCTGGCCTTCGTGATGGGCGGCGCGATCCTTCCCATGGCGCTGGCCTGGCGCATCCGCCTGCGGCTCGAACGCCCGCTGGCCGACAGCGCCTTCCACCTTCCCGAGACCCGCACGCTCGACGGCAAGCTGGCGCTCGGTGCGATCCTGTTCGGCATCGGCTGGGGCCTTGGCGGCCTGTGTCCGGGGCCCGCGATCGCCAGCCTCTCGCTCGCCCCGGCCTCTGCCGTTCCCTTCGTGCTGGCCATGCTTGGCGGCATGGTCCTCCACCGCATGGCGACACGCTGA